Proteins co-encoded in one Daphnia carinata strain CSIRO-1 chromosome 3, CSIRO_AGI_Dcar_HiC_V3, whole genome shotgun sequence genomic window:
- the LOC130693178 gene encoding tyrosine-protein kinase Src42A-like produces MGGCSSRNKNWEPPPQDLPPWYNSEHLLIHPQIIQDVFQQQDVPDIQRPSSNICVAVYDYEPRTPGELLFKKGDHLEIIDDSHTDWWRARSRTSHMEGYVPANYVAPVRSIEAEPWYFGPIIRSDAEHLLLQSRNKDGAFLVRGSDSCYNDYALSIRFGTKVRHYRIKQKTDDIGNNVHFISQHRTFVTLQELISYYSNNRDGLATVLNKPCMKAGAPLTATLSYNTQDNWEIPRSSLRFERQLGQGQFGKVHQGLWNGAVPVAIKSLIPGTMDPEDFIAEAQLMKKLQHEKLIKLYAVCTTEEPIYIVTELMKNGSLLNYLKSSKGRKVKLQKLNDFAVQIASGMFYLEKMSYIHRDLAARNVLVDQNETVVKIADFGLARVIKEEEYEARIGAKFPLKWTAPEAINFGKFSTKSDVWSFGILLSELITYGQTPYPGMSNNEVLLMIEMGCRMPIPEKCPQVWYDIMLKTWETDPAKRPTFKNLRSTLEELLFSNR; encoded by the exons ATGGGAGGCTGTAGcagcagaaacaaaaactgggAGCCCCCTCCACAGGATCTTCCACCTTGGTATAACAGCGAACATCTGTTGATTCATCCACAGATAATACAGGATGTTTTTCAACAGCAAG ATGTTCCAGATATTCAAAGGCCATCCAGTAATATTTGCGTAGCAGTGTACGATTATGAGCCCAGAACTCCCGGCGAgctattgtttaaaaaaggtGATCATCTAGAAATCATCGACGACAGTCACACTGATTGGTGGCGGGCTCGAAGCAGAACAAGCCATATGGAAGGTTACGTTCCAGCAAATTACGTAGCTCCAGTCAGATCGATTGAAGCCGAACC GTGGTATTTCGGTCCTATTATAAGGAGTGATGCTGAACATCTTTTGCTTCAGTCCAGGAACAAGGACGGTGCCTTCCTCGTCCGTGGATCGGATAGTTGCTACAATGATTACGCTCTGTCAA TTCGCTTTGGCACGAAGGTGAGGCACTACCGCATAAAGCAAAAAACAGATGACATTGGCAACAACGTCCACTTCATTTCTCAGCACAGAACATTTGTGACTTTGCAAGAATTAATCAGTTACTACAGCAACAATAGAGATGGACTCGCCACTGTTCTTAACAAACCTTGCATGAAG GCTGGAGCACCGTTGACGGCTACACTGTCGTATAACACGCAAGACAACTGGGAAATCCCGCGTTCATCGCTCAGATTTGAACGCCAATTAGGACAGGGACAGTTCGGTAAAGTTCATCAGGGTCTCTGGAATGGCGCAGTACCTGTCGCTATCAAAAGCCTCATACCAG GAACGATGGACCCTGAGGACTTCATAGCTGAAGCTCAGCTCATGAAGAAATTACAACATGAAAAGTTGATCAAGTTGTATGCCGTCTGTACGACCGAGGAGCCTATCTACATCGTCACGGAACTTATGAAGAACGGCAGTTTACTGAATTATCTCAAAAGTAGTAAAGGGCGTAAAGTGAAATTGCAAAAGCTCAACGACTTTGCTGTTCAAATTGCTTCGGGCATGTTCTACCTCGAGAAAATGAGCTACATCCATCGTGATTTGGCTGCACGTAACGTCCTCGTCGATCAAAACGAAACTGTCGTCAAAATAGCTGATTTTGGATTAGCGAGGGTCATAAAAGAGGAAGAATACGAAGCTCGAATCGGTGCAAAATTCCCACTTAAATGGACAGCACCCGAAGCCATCAACTTTGGCAAATTTTCTACCAAATCAGATGTCTGGTCTTTTGGAATTCTTCTTTCTGAACTTATTACTTATGGTCAAACTCCTTACCCTG gTATGTCCAACAACGAAGTGTTACTCATGATCGAAATGGGTTGCAGGATGCCCATTCCTGAAAAATGTCCTCAAGTCTGGTACGACATTATGTTGAAAACGTGGGAGACTGATCCGGCAAAACGACCGACTTTTAAGAATTTACGATCCACGTTGGAGGAATTGTTGTTCTCCAATAGATAG
- the LOC130693295 gene encoding serine/threonine-protein kinase/endoribonuclease IRE2-like: MEKIISVSDKLSYDDNAILGRGTAGFVFRGSFDDNIPVAVKRLKLASMQKEAVQKEGEEMFASLSHLNVIKLYHMEEDLTFKYFALELCAASLDQCFLADRDSRKYKGYLPPDNEILLQLANGLEYIHSKDLVHRDIKPENVLISLTEPVLVKWSDFGLCKPLSKKEAMSINGIKATHYWTAPEILDLENQHPSSSDPDGLRGRGTVSSDIYALGLVFFSFLTNGLHLFGSKNLIIPNIMRGKPVNLSKLGQTHFAHEIIYNMTKLKPEERWALSRVISILRPHENNTGTYHIEDSGSL, translated from the exons ATGGAGAAAATAATTAGCGTCAGTGACAAGCTCAGTTACGATGACAATGCCATTCTGGGTAGAGGAACTGCTGGATTCGTTTTTCGAGGATCTTTTGATGACAACATCCCCGTTGCTGTTAAAAGACTTAAACTGGCCAGCATGCAGAAAGAAGCTGTCCAAAAGGAAGGAGAAGAGATGTTTGCAAGTTTAAGTCATCTCAACGTGATTAAGCTTTACCACATGGAAGAAGACTTAACTTTCAA GTATTTTGCGTTGGAACTCTGTGCTGCCTCTCTCGATCAATGCTTTTTGGCCGATAGAGATTCTAGAAAATACAAAGGATACTTACCACCTGATAAcgaaattctcctacaattggCAAACGGACTGGAATACATCCATTCCAAGGATCTCGTTCATCGTGATATCAAACCGGAGAACGTCTTGATCTCGTTAACGGAACCTGTGCTAGTGAAATGGTCTGATTTTGGCCTGTGTAAACCGTTGAGTAAGAAGGAAGCCATGTCGATTAACGGGATCAAAGCAACGCATTATTGGACG gCCCCAGAAATTCTGGATTTGGAAAATCAACATCCTAGTAGTAGTGATCCTGACGGTCTAAGAGGGCGTGGTACCGTGTCCAGTGATATATATGCTTTGGGTCTggtctttttctcgtttctgaCCAATGGATTGCATCTATTCGGATCCAAGAATTTAATCATTCCCAACATTATGCGTGGAAAACCAGTCAATTTAAGTA AATTGGGCCAGACTCATTTTGCCCATGAAATTATATATAATATGACCAAATTGAAGCCAGAAGAAAGGTGGGCTTTATCGAGGGTCATTAGCATTTTACGACCTCACGAGAACAACACTGGGACATATCATATTGAAGATTCTGGATCCCTTTAA
- the LOC130693315 gene encoding serine/threonine-protein kinase/endoribonuclease IRE1-like translates to MAEELVTKGDHSLTFSRSLVLGSGTYGDVYGGKYNGKDVAIKRVQLRHINLNEDQSLQLDHDNVVKLHHCRDNEDFRFYVLERCAANLEQFCKGDYEGPMPSDAEVLYQLATGLEYIHAKRLHRDIKPENILISEPDPNVQIKWADFGLSKALNINGSCSMSGVRGTNNWIAPEIFRLRENPGGRSSPSSDIFSTGLVFFYFLKRGVHPFGKDREIESNIQNKKQANIHGI, encoded by the exons ATGGCAGAAGAACTCGTAACTAAAGGCGATCACAGTTTAACTTTCAGCAGATCGCTAGTTTTGGGTAGTGGCACGTATGGAGACGTTTACGGTGGAAAGTATAACGGTAAAGACGTAGCTATAAAACGTGTTCAGTTGAGACATATCAATTTGAATGAGGACCAGTCATTACAGCTTGATCACGACAATGTTGTCAAGTTACACCATTGTCGAGATAACGAAGATTTTAG GTTTTACGTGCTCGAGCGCTGCGCTGCAAATTTAGAACAGTTTTGCAAAGGGGATTACGAGGGACCGATGCCTTCTGATGCGGAAGTGCTCTATCAATTGGCCACAGGCTTGGAATACATCCACGCTAAACGCCTCCACCGTGATATCAAACCGGAAAATATCCTCATTTCAGAACCAGATCCTAATGTCCAGATCAAATGGGCTGATTTTGGATTGAGCAAAGCGCTAAATATAAATGGATCCTGCTCCATGAGTGGGGTTCGTGGAACCAATAATTGGATAGCGCCTGAAATTTTTCGTCTACGAGAAAATCCTGGAGGTCGTAGCTCGCCATCCAGCGACATTTTCTCGACCGGTTTagtgtttttctattttctgaAACGAGGAGTTCATCCTTTTGGTAAGGATAGGGAAATCGAATCCAATATCCAGAATAAGAAGCAAGCTAACATTCACGGTATCTAG